The DNA region AACAGACCGCTCGGGTCGGTCAGCCCCGTGATGCCCTCGTCGTGCAGCTCGAAGCAGCCGACCTCGTCCGTCGTCCCGTAACGGTTCTTGACGCCTCGTACGAGCCTGAGGCGCGCGTGCCGGTCGCCCTCGAAGCTCAGGACGACGTCCACGAGATGCTCCAGGAGACGCGGTCCCGCGATGGCGCCGTCCTTGGTGACATGGCCCACCAGCAGGGTGGCCATGCCGCGCTCCTTGGAGGCACGGATCAGGGCCCCGGCCACCTCACGCACCTGGGACATGCCTCCGGGGGCGCCGTCGATCTCCGGAGAGGCCACCGTCTGCACGGAGTCGACGATGAGCAGGGACGGCTTCACCGCGTCCAAGTGACCGAGGACCGCGGCCAGATCCGTCTCCGCCGCCAGAAACAGGTGGTCGTCGATCGCCTTGATGCGGTCGGCGCGCAGCCTGACCTGGCTCGCCGACTCCTCACCCGTGATGTAGAGCGTGCGGTGCTCGTCGCTGGCCGCCTTGGCCGCCACGTCCAGCAGCAGCGTGGACTTGCCGACGCCCGGCTCGCCCGCCACGAGTACGACCGCGCCCGGTACGAGCCCGCCGCCGAGCACCCGGTCCAGCTCGGGCACGCCGGTCGAGCGTGCGGTCGCCTGCCGGCCGTCGACCTGGCCGATGGGCAGCGCGGACGTGGTGACCCGGCCGGGGGCCGTCGTACGCACCGCGGGCGCGCCGTACTCGTCGATCGTCCCCCACGCATGGCATTCGGGGCAGCGGCCGAGCCACTTGGCCGCCTGCCAGCCGCACTCGGTGCAGCGGTAGGACGGCCGGTCCTTCGCGGTCTTCGTACGGGCAGCCATGACACGAACCGTAACCGCCCTCACTGACGGCGCGATGCCGGTCCTTTCCGCGCCCGATGCCGATAACCGGGCACCCTTCGCAAACCGGCCACGACTCGTCAGGAACACGCCATGGAATTCAGGGTTCCTGTCCCCTTATGAGGGATCGTTTCACCCGTACGGATTAAATGTGCGCAAGCAGGAAGAAGGGGCCACCGCCCGGCCCCTACGGTCGCACGGGTGATGAGCCGCAGTCCCGAGACCTCGACCCGCACCACCAGCGCACACCGGGCGCACCGCGAGGCGCGCGACCGGGCGGCGGCGCGCACGCTGGCGCAGTGCCCGCCTCCGCGCTACGAGCCGTACCTGGACGGTCTGTTCACCTACTGCCTGTCCGTGCTGTGCGACCACGACACGGCGACCGCCGCCCTCGGAGACGTTCTCGCGCTGGCCGAACGCCGCGGCCAGCGCGGCCCGGAGGCGCCCGACGACCGCAGGGCATGGCTGTACGCCCTCGCCCGCTGGTCGTGCCTGCGCAAGCTCGCCGAGGCCAAGCAGAAACGTCATGGCGCCCATGCGCTGGGACGTTCCGAGGGTGCGCACGCCTCCGGCCGCCCCCAAGGTGCGTACGCCGGCGTCCACCGCGCCGCCGCCGCGGTCGCCGACCGCCCCGGCGGCCAGACAACAGACCGGGCGGCAGACCGTACAGCCGACCGCACAACCGACCGGCCCTCGGACCGGGCCGCGGACTCGACCGCCGACCTCCTCGCCGCCGCCGAGGAGGACCGTCGCCGTCGTGAACTCGCCCTGCTGGCCTGGCCGGAGGCCGCCGGTACGACGCCCGAACAGCGTGAGGCGCTCGAACTGGCCGTACGGCACCAGCTCGCCGCGCACGAGGTCGCCGCCGTCCTCGGCATGGACCTGGCCGCCGCCCGCGAACTCCTGGCGACGGCCGCCTGCGAGGTCGAGCGCACGCGCGCGGCCCTCGCCGTCGTCGAGACCGGCACCTGTCCGGGAGTCAGCCGGCTCACCGGAGACAACCACCTCGTCCTCAGCACGGCCCTGCGCCGCGAACTGGTCCGGCACGTCGACGACTGCCCGCGCTGTCGCCGTACCGCGGAGCGCGCGGTCCCCGGCTCCTGGCCCGGCACCAGCGTCACGCCCGCCGCGCTGCCCGTACTCGAAGCCCCGCGCGCGGCCCTCCACAGGGCGATGACGCACGTCCCACGCGCGCGGGGCGGCGGCCCGCGCTTCGACCGGCGCGGTTTCCCGATGGACCCCAAGGACCGCGCGGCCCGTCGTGACCGCCTCCGCGCGCGTGCCGTCACCACCACCGTCGTCGCCACCGTCGTGGCGGCACCCGTACTCGCTCTGTGGGCGGCCTACCGAGGCGCACCCCTCACCGGCGAGGGAACGGACGGCCGCCCGGTCACCGCGAACGAGGCGCACGGCCCCGACGGACTCGGCGGCGAGGGGCCCGGCTACGAGAACGCCGGCAACGCCAGCACCAGGCCCGACCCCCGCTTCACCCGGGGCGGCGACTCGCCTGACGTCTCCGTGGAAGTCATCGGAGTGGCCTCGGGACAACAGAAAACCGGCCTCTCCGTAGAGGCCGGTTCCAGCGGCGACACGACGCTGATCACCCTCACGGCGACCGGGAGTTCACCGGTCCACTGGTCCGCGCACACCGGAGCGTCCTGGCTCTACCTCAGCCAGTCGTCCGGAACGCTGGAGCCCGGCGAGTCATTGACGATCAAGGTGTACGTCGATCATCTGCGCGAGCCGATCGGTCGCTGGAGCGCGAGCGTGTCGGTGGCACCCGCGGGCGCGGTGGTCACGATCGACGGCTACGGGACGGCGGGCCCGAGCCCGACGCATCCGGGGCCCCGCCCGGATCCGCCCGCGCCGACACCGACCCATCCCGGTCCGACCGGCCCGGGGCCCGACCCGGAGCCCACGCCGAGCGATCCGCCGCCGTCCAGTCCCGATCCCGAGCCCACGCCCAGCGACACGGCTCCGTCGGACCCGGAGCCGGAACCCCCGCCGGAGTCCTCCGGAGGTTCTACGCCGCCGCCCAGTGGTACTCCGAGTGACAGTGGCGACCCGAGCCCGTCGGAGGGCTGAACGCTTCCGCCGGCCGGTCCTCGTCCGCGAGCAGTCGTGGGCCGGTCGCGCAGTTCCCCGCGCCCCTGACGGGGCGCTGGCCCTTACGGGGCGGCGCCTATTTGCCGACGGGGTCCGCCGGATGCGGAGCCAGCAACGGCAGCTGGGACGCCAGGCGCTCCTCGCAGAGCTCCACCAGGCGGTCGTAGCCGGCCTTGCCCATCAGCTCGATCAGTTCCGGCCGGTACGAGACGTAGACCGGGTCGCCCGCGCCGTGCGCCGAGGTCGCCGACGTGCACCACCAGTGCAGGTCGTGCCCGCCCGGACCCCATCCGCGGCGGTCGTACTCGCCGATCGAGACCTGGAGCACCCGGGTGTCGTCGGGCCGGTCGATCCACTCGTACGTACGCCGGACCGGCAGCTGCCAGCAGACGTCCGGCTTGGTCTCCAGGGGCTCGCGGCCCTCCTTGACGGCCAGGATGTGCAGCGAGCAGCCCGCGCCGCCCGCGAAGCCCGGCCGGTTCTGGAAGATGCACGAGCCCTGGTACGGCCGGGTCTGCCGGTCGCCGTCCTCGTCCTTCGAGACCCAGCCGGTCTCGGTCCCCACCTCGTGGTTCTGCCACATCTCCGGCGTGAGCCTCGCCACATGCCCGGCGACGCGCTTCTCGTCCTCCTCGTCCGAGAAGTGGGCGCCCAGCGTGCAGCACCCGTCGTCCGCGCGGCCCGCCTGGATTCCCTGGCAGCCGCTTCCGAAGATGCAGTTCCAGCGAGAGGTCAGCCATGTCAGATCGCAGCGGAAGATCTGTTCGTCGTCGGCCGGATCCGGGAACTCCACCCACGCACGCGCGAAGTCGAGCCCCTTCTCGTCGCCCTGCTTGGGGAGATCCGGGGACTTCTTGGACTTGGCCGCGCCCTTGGCGGACTTGGCGGACGCTGCCGACTTGTCGGGCTTTGCCTTTTTCGTCTTTGGCACGAGTCCAGGGTAAGTGGCCGGGAAGCCATCCGGGGACTGCTGGGCGTTCCGCGCGCAGTAGCGTTCCGTACATGAGACTCGGTGTCCTCGACGTGGGATCGAACACGGTGCATCTGCTGGTGGTGGATGCACACCCCGGCGCGCGCCCGCTGCCCGCGCACTCGCACAAGGCGGAGCTGCGGCTCGCCCAACTCCTCGACGAGAGCGGCGCGATCGATTCTGTAGGAGTCGACAAACTGATCGCCGTTGTCCAGGAGGCGCTGGAGGCCGCCGAGGACAAGGGCGTCGAGGACCTGCTGCCGTTCGCGACCTCCGCCGTGCGGGAGGCCAGCAACGCCGACGACGTACTGGCCCGGGTGCGCGCCGAGACCGGCGTCGAGCTCCAGGTCCTCACCGGCGCGGAGGAGGCGCGGCTCACGTTCCTGGCCGCCCGCCGCTGGTTCGGCTGGTCGGCGGGGAAGCTGCTCGTCCTCGACATCGGCGGCGGCTCGCTGGAGATCGCGTACGGCATCGACGAGGAGCCGGACGCGGCGGCCTCGCTGCCGCTGGGCGCGGGCCGGCTGACCGCGGGCTGGCTGCCGAACGATCCCGCTGACCCGGCGGACATCAAGGCCCTGCGCCGCCATGTGCGGGCCCAGATCGCCCGTACGGTCGGCGAGTTCAGCCGCTTCGGCGCCCCCGACCACGTGGTCGCGACCTCCAAGACCTTCCGGCAGCTCGCCCGTATCGCGGGGGCCGCCCGCTCGGCCGACGGCCTGTACGTCCAGCGCGAGCTCAAGCGCCGCTCCCTGGAGGACTGGGTCCCACGCCTCGCCTCCATGACCACCGCCGAACGCGCCGAACTCCCCGGCGTCTCCGAGGGCCGCGCCAACCAGCTCCTCGCCGGCGCCATCGTCGCCGCCGGCGCCATGGACCTCTTCGGCGTAGAAACCCTGGAAATCTGCCCCTGGGCCCTGAGAGAGGGCGTAATCCTCCGAACCCTGGACCAGATGGCGACCCCGTAGCCCCCCGAACCCGCCCGGGGACCCAGCACCAGTCGCAATCTCTCGGGGGCGCGGAAGCCGGGGACGCGGGCAACGGCGCAGTCTTCGGGCGCACGGGGAACGACGCAGTCTTTCGCGGCGCGAGGAACGGTGCAGCCTCTTGGGGGCACGGGGAACGACGCCGCCTCTTGGGGGCGCGGGGAACTGCGCAATCTTTTAGGGGCGCGGGGAACGGCGCGAGCAACCCAAGCCGGCCGTCACCCGACACACGACCTCAGCCCCACCCCCCCAGGGGCGCGGGGAACGGCGCGAGCAACCCGAACCGACCCGCACCCGACACACGCCCCGATCCCACCCCCCCGGGGCACCCAGAGTCGCGGGGAACTGCGCGACAAGCCACACCCACCCCTCACCCAACCCGCACCCACCCACGAACCGAATCCCCAACGGCAACCAGCCACCCCGACCAGCCCCCCGACCGTCACCCCCCGGCCAAAGCCCCCCACCCGAACACAACCACCAGAGCCACCCCGTAACCTGTCCCCGTGGCAGAACCAGTCGTGCGCATCCCGGATGCGAAGGTCGCACTGTCCACGGCCTCCGTGTACCCGGAGTCGACGGCAACGGCCTTCGAGATCGCCGCACGCCTCGGCTACGACGGCGTCGAGGTCATGGTGTGGACCGACCCCGTCAGCCAGGACATCGAGGCCCTCCGCCGCCTCAGCGACTACCACCAGGTCCCGATCCTCGCGATCCACGCCCCCTGCCTGCTCATCACCCAGCGCGTCTGGTCCACCGACCCGTGGACCAAGCTCCAGCGCGCCCAGGCGGCGGCCGAGAAACTCGGTGCGAGCACGGTCGTCGTACACCCCCCTTTCCGCTGGCAGCGCCAGTACGCGCGTGACTTCGTCACCGGGATCTGGCGGATGGCGAACGAGACGGACGTACGGTTCGCCGTCGAAAACATGTACCCCTGGCGTTACCGCGACCGCGAGATGCTTGCCTACGCCCCCGACTGGGACGTCACGAAGGAGGACTACCGCCACTTCACGATCGATCTCAGCCACACGGCGACCGCCCGCTCGGACGCGCTTCAGATGATCGACCGCATGAGCGACCGCCTCGGCCATGTCCACCTCGCCGACGGCAACGGCTCCAACAAGGACGAGCACCTCGTCCCCGGCCGCGGCACACAGCCCTGCGCCGAGCTGCTGGAACGCCTCGCCCTGTCCGGCTTCGACGGCCACGTCGTCATCGAGGTCAACACCCGCCGGGCCATGTCCAGCGCCGAACGCGAGGCCGACCTGGCGGAGGCCCTCGCCTTCACCCGGCTCCACCTGGCCTCGGCCGTACGGGTCCCGCGCTCGTGACCAGCGCCGCCCCGCGCCGCCGCGGACGCCCCTCCCACGCGGACTCCGCGGACACCCCCGCGGCCCCCGACCGCATTCTGGCGGCGGCCCGCGAGGAGTTCTCCGAGCGGGGGTACGAGAAGACGTCCGTACGCGGCATCGCCAAGGCCGCGGGCGTGGACTCGGCGCTCGTGCACCACTACTTCGGCACCAAGGAGCAGGTCTTCGAGGCGTCCATCGAGGTCGCCTTCGGGCCTCTCCTGAGCGCCCCGGGCTCGATCGCGGAAGGCCCTCTCGACGGCGTCGGCGAGCGGCTGGCCCGCTTCTTCTTCGGAGTCTGGGAGAACCCGGCCACCCGCAAGGCACTGCTCGCGATCGTCCGCTCCGCAGTGAACAACGAGGCCGCGGCCGGCGTCTTCCGTCGCCTGATCTCCACCCAGCTGCTGCGCCGCGTAGCCGCCCAGCTGGACCTCCCGGACGCCGAGCTCCGCGCCGAACTGGCCGCCGCCCAACTCGTGGGCATCGCGATGCTGCGCTACGTCATCAAGGTCGAGCCCCTGGCGTCGGCGGACCCGGAGCAGATCATCGAGAGGGTGGCCCCGGCAATCCAGGCCCACCTGACCGCGCACCGTCTCTAGGAACGCGGGGAACTGCGCGACGGGCCCCACCTGGCCGGCAGCCGAAAGCCGAGACGCCCATCCCGTATTCCGGACACCGCGTCGGCAACCGGAACGACCGGCGTACGCTCGACGTGAGTCATTACTCTCCGAAGGAGCGAGCGACGATGCCCGAGCTGAGGTCCCGCACAGTCACCCACGGCCGCAACATGGCGGGCGCACGCGCCCTTATGCGCGCCTCCGGTGTACCGGGCGCGGACATCGGCCGCAAGCCGATCATCGCGGTCGCGAACAGCTTCACCGAGTTCGTGCCCGGCCACACCCACCTCCAGCCGGTCGGCCGGATCGTGAGCGAGGCCATCACGGCCGCAGGCGGCATCCCGCGCGAGTTCAACACGATCGCGGTCGACGACGGCATCGCGATGGGCCACGGCGGCATGCTCTACAGCCTGCCCTCCCGAGACCTGATCGCGGACAGCGTCGAGTACATGGTGGAGGCCCACTGCGCCGACGCCCTGATCTGCATCTCGAACTGCGACAAGATCACGCCCGGCATGCTGATGGCGGCCCTGCGCCTGAACATCCCGACGGTCTTTGTCTCCGGCGGCCCCATGGAGTCCGGCCGCGCGACCCTGGTCGACGGCACGGTCCGTACGCTCGACCTGGTCGACGCGATCTCCGACGCCGTGAACGACAAGATCTCGGACGAGGACATCCTCCGTATCGAGGAGAACGCCTGTCCGACCTGCGGCTCCTGCTCCGGCATGTTCACGGCCAACTCCATGAACTGCCTGACGGAGGCCATCGGCCTCTCTCTCCCCGGCAACGGCTCGGTCCTCGCCACGCACACCGCCCGCAAGGCGCTGTACGAGGACGCGGGGCGCACGGTGATGGACATCACCCGCCGCTACTACGAGCAGGACGACGAGACGGTCCTGCCGCGCAACATCGCCACGATCGCGGCCTTCGAGAACGCCATGGCGCTCGACATCGCCATGGGCGGCTCGACCAACACGATCCTCCACCTGCTGGCCGCCGCCCAGGAGGCGGGCGTCCCGTTCGGTCTCGACGAGATCAACGACGTCTCGCGCCGCGTGCCCTGTCTCGCCAAGGTCGCCCCGAACGTGGCCAAGGACCGGACGTACTACATGGAGGACGTGCATCGGGCCGGAGGTATCCCCGCTCTGCTCGGCGAACTGCACCGCGGCGGCCACCTGAACGAGGACGTGCACTCGGTCCACAGCCCGTCCCTCTCCGACTGGCTGAAGACCTGGGACGTCCGCGCCGGCTCCCCGTCCCCCGAGGCGCTGGAGCTGTGGCACGCGGCACCCGGCTGTGTCCGTTCCGCCGAGGCCTTCTCCCAGTCCGAGCGTTGGGAGGCCCTCGACGAGGACGCGGAGGGCGGCTGCATCCGCTCGGCGGAGCACGCGTACTCGAAGGACGGCGGCCTCGCGGTCCTCAAGGGCAACCTCGCCGTCGACGGCTGTGTCGTGAAGACGGCGGGCGTGGACGAGTCGATCTGGACCTTCGAGGGCCCGGCGGTCGTCTGCGAGTCGCAGGAGGAGGCCGTCGACAAGATCCTCAAGAAGGAGATCACGCACGGCGACGTCGTCGTCATCCGCTACGAGGGCCCCAAGGGCGGCCCCGGCATGCAGGAGATGCTCTACCCGACGTCCTTCCTGAAGGGCCGCGGCCTGGGCAAGACCTGCGCCCTGATCACCGACGGCCGCTTCTCCGGCGGCACGTCCGGCCTGTCCATCGGCCACGCCTCCCCGGAGGCGGCCTCCGGCGGCACGATCGCCCTCGTCCGGGACGGCGACCGCATCCGTATCGACATCCCGAACCGCGGCATCGAGCTCCTGGTCTCCGACGAGGAGCTGGCCACCCGCCGCGAGGCCCTGGGCGGCGTCTACGCTCCGGCCGGCCGCGAGCGCAAGGTCTCGGCCGCCCTCCGCGCATACGCGGCGATGGCGACCAGCGCGGACAAGGGCGCAGTCCGAGACGTCTCCAAACTCGGCTAACCCCCGCACCACCCCATCACGTGGGCCCGCCCGGTCCTCACCACCGGGCGGGTTCGCCGTTTGCGGGGCTCAGTGCTTGCTTGCGGCACGGCACGGCACGGCACGGCACGGCAGGCATGGCATGGCATGGCATGGAACCGTGCGGCTCGTCACGGGTGCCGGGGTACTACCAGCCGGCGGGCTTGCGGGCGTCCACCGCGAAGACACTTCCGTCGGGCGCGCTGCCGAAGACCTTCCCGTCCATGACGACGGGCAGGGGCAGCTCGGCCACCACTCGTGCCATGTCGCCGCCGAGGCGGGGGCGGGTCTGGCCCAGGGGGTCGCCGCTCCGGACGTCCGTGGCGAGAAGGCGGCCGTCGGGGGCGGTGACGTACACGTGACTGCCGGACACCACGGGCCTCGACGGACGGCTGACCGATGTCTCGAGGCGCCATCGCTCGGTGCTCTTCCCGGCCTGGCGCGTATCGACGGCCACGAGTGAACCGCCGACATCGCTGAGGTACACGACTCCACCGCTCTCCGCGGCCGAGGCCCGGTCGAGCGGAGTCGGCAGGGGCACCCGGTGGACGCTCCGCTCCCCGCTCTTTCCGCTGTCGATCCGGACGACCGCGTCGACCAGCTGATCGACGTTCGTCGACATGAGGTGGACGGCCCCGTCCGGAGCGGCGAACGGGCTCAGGTTTCCCGCCGCTGATCTCGTCCACTGCACGGTGCCGCGGTCCGCGGACACCGCGCTGACCTGTGTGACGGATCCGTCGGCCGAGGGCGTCGCCGCATAGAACACCCCGGCTTCGTCCGATCCGCCGATCCACTGCGTGCCCAGGCCGCCGACATGCGAATCCCAGCGCTCCTTGCCCGTCGTGCTGTCCAGCGCCCGCACGGTGCCGCGCTCCCCGACGAGGAGCGTGGTGTCCGCGGTGTGCACGACGGACGCGTACGCGGAGATGTCGGCGTCCCATTTCTGTTTCCCCGACCGGGGATCGAGCGCGCTGAGCCGGCTGCCGCTCGTGATGTGCAGCAGTCCGCCGGACAGCTCGGGCAGTGCTTTCGCGTCCGCCGAACCACCACCACCGTCGCCGCCGTCGTCGGCCACATCGTTCTTCTCGCCGACGTCCCCGGCCTTGTGCGACCAGACGATCCGGCCGTCC from Streptomyces sp. NBC_00258 includes:
- the radA gene encoding DNA repair protein RadA is translated as MAARTKTAKDRPSYRCTECGWQAAKWLGRCPECHAWGTIDEYGAPAVRTTAPGRVTTSALPIGQVDGRQATARSTGVPELDRVLGGGLVPGAVVLVAGEPGVGKSTLLLDVAAKAASDEHRTLYITGEESASQVRLRADRIKAIDDHLFLAAETDLAAVLGHLDAVKPSLLIVDSVQTVASPEIDGAPGGMSQVREVAGALIRASKERGMATLLVGHVTKDGAIAGPRLLEHLVDVVLSFEGDRHARLRLVRGVKNRYGTTDEVGCFELHDEGITGLTDPSGLFLTRRAEPVPGTCLTVTLEGRRPLVAEVQALTVDTQIPTPRRTTSGLETSRVQMMLAVLEQRGRISAIGKRDIYTATVGGVKLTEPAADLAIALALASAASDTPLPKNLVAIGEVGLAGEVRRVTGVQRRLAEAHRLGFTHALVPSDPGKIPPGMKVLEVADMGDALRVLPRSRRREAPRDEEERR
- a CDS encoding BACON domain-containing protein, which encodes MMSRSPETSTRTTSAHRAHREARDRAAARTLAQCPPPRYEPYLDGLFTYCLSVLCDHDTATAALGDVLALAERRGQRGPEAPDDRRAWLYALARWSCLRKLAEAKQKRHGAHALGRSEGAHASGRPQGAYAGVHRAAAAVADRPGGQTTDRAADRTADRTTDRPSDRAADSTADLLAAAEEDRRRRELALLAWPEAAGTTPEQREALELAVRHQLAAHEVAAVLGMDLAAARELLATAACEVERTRAALAVVETGTCPGVSRLTGDNHLVLSTALRRELVRHVDDCPRCRRTAERAVPGSWPGTSVTPAALPVLEAPRAALHRAMTHVPRARGGGPRFDRRGFPMDPKDRAARRDRLRARAVTTTVVATVVAAPVLALWAAYRGAPLTGEGTDGRPVTANEAHGPDGLGGEGPGYENAGNASTRPDPRFTRGGDSPDVSVEVIGVASGQQKTGLSVEAGSSGDTTLITLTATGSSPVHWSAHTGASWLYLSQSSGTLEPGESLTIKVYVDHLREPIGRWSASVSVAPAGAVVTIDGYGTAGPSPTHPGPRPDPPAPTPTHPGPTGPGPDPEPTPSDPPPSSPDPEPTPSDTAPSDPEPEPPPESSGGSTPPPSGTPSDSGDPSPSEG
- a CDS encoding Ppx/GppA phosphatase family protein, with the translated sequence MRLGVLDVGSNTVHLLVVDAHPGARPLPAHSHKAELRLAQLLDESGAIDSVGVDKLIAVVQEALEAAEDKGVEDLLPFATSAVREASNADDVLARVRAETGVELQVLTGAEEARLTFLAARRWFGWSAGKLLVLDIGGGSLEIAYGIDEEPDAAASLPLGAGRLTAGWLPNDPADPADIKALRRHVRAQIARTVGEFSRFGAPDHVVATSKTFRQLARIAGAARSADGLYVQRELKRRSLEDWVPRLASMTTAERAELPGVSEGRANQLLAGAIVAAGAMDLFGVETLEICPWALREGVILRTLDQMATP
- a CDS encoding sugar phosphate isomerase/epimerase family protein, with protein sequence MAEPVVRIPDAKVALSTASVYPESTATAFEIAARLGYDGVEVMVWTDPVSQDIEALRRLSDYHQVPILAIHAPCLLITQRVWSTDPWTKLQRAQAAAEKLGASTVVVHPPFRWQRQYARDFVTGIWRMANETDVRFAVENMYPWRYRDREMLAYAPDWDVTKEDYRHFTIDLSHTATARSDALQMIDRMSDRLGHVHLADGNGSNKDEHLVPGRGTQPCAELLERLALSGFDGHVVIEVNTRRAMSSAEREADLAEALAFTRLHLASAVRVPRS
- a CDS encoding TetR/AcrR family transcriptional regulator; this translates as MTSAAPRRRGRPSHADSADTPAAPDRILAAAREEFSERGYEKTSVRGIAKAAGVDSALVHHYFGTKEQVFEASIEVAFGPLLSAPGSIAEGPLDGVGERLARFFFGVWENPATRKALLAIVRSAVNNEAAAGVFRRLISTQLLRRVAAQLDLPDAELRAELAAAQLVGIAMLRYVIKVEPLASADPEQIIERVAPAIQAHLTAHRL
- the ilvD gene encoding dihydroxy-acid dehydratase; its protein translation is MPELRSRTVTHGRNMAGARALMRASGVPGADIGRKPIIAVANSFTEFVPGHTHLQPVGRIVSEAITAAGGIPREFNTIAVDDGIAMGHGGMLYSLPSRDLIADSVEYMVEAHCADALICISNCDKITPGMLMAALRLNIPTVFVSGGPMESGRATLVDGTVRTLDLVDAISDAVNDKISDEDILRIEENACPTCGSCSGMFTANSMNCLTEAIGLSLPGNGSVLATHTARKALYEDAGRTVMDITRRYYEQDDETVLPRNIATIAAFENAMALDIAMGGSTNTILHLLAAAQEAGVPFGLDEINDVSRRVPCLAKVAPNVAKDRTYYMEDVHRAGGIPALLGELHRGGHLNEDVHSVHSPSLSDWLKTWDVRAGSPSPEALELWHAAPGCVRSAEAFSQSERWEALDEDAEGGCIRSAEHAYSKDGGLAVLKGNLAVDGCVVKTAGVDESIWTFEGPAVVCESQEEAVDKILKKEITHGDVVVIRYEGPKGGPGMQEMLYPTSFLKGRGLGKTCALITDGRFSGGTSGLSIGHASPEAASGGTIALVRDGDRIRIDIPNRGIELLVSDEELATRREALGGVYAPAGRERKVSAALRAYAAMATSADKGAVRDVSKLG